A segment of the Pirellulales bacterium genome:
GCCGAGCCAATTCCATACCATCAAGACAATCCTCCAGGTAGCCCCCTTTCGCCGCAGCAGGCGCTGCAAAAAATGGTTGTGCCCAGCGGCTTTTCGGTCGAACTCGTCATTGCGGAGCCGGAATTGATCAATCCGGTCGCAATGACGATCGACGAGCGCGGCCGATTCTGGATTGCCGAAAGCATCGAGTATCCTCGGCACGAACCGGGCCGCGGCAAAGATCGGATCAAGGTTTTTGAAGATACCGACCGCGACGGAAAGTTCGACCGCAGCGAGATCTTTGCCGACGGGTTGAACATCCCTTCGGGCATCGTCATCGGTCGCGGCGGCGTATGGGTGGCCAATGCGCCGGACATCTTATTCTACAAGCTCGGTTCCGACGGCAGGGCCGTCGGCCCACCAGAAGTTGTCGTCACCGGCTTCGGTCGCGACGACACACACGAGTTGCCCAATTCGCTCACCTGGGGGCCAGACGGTTGGCTCTATGGTTTGAACGGTGTTTTCAACCGCAGTGTTGTGAAAAGCAATAACGGCAAGACCTACGAATTTACATGCGCGATGTTTCGCATTCATCCGCAGACCCACGAATTTCAAATCTTCTGTGAAGGGACGAGTAACCCTTGGGGGCTTGCTTTCGATGGCGATGGGAGCGCATTTGTGAGCGCGTGCGTGATCGATCATCTCTGGCACCTCGTCGAAACCGGATACTATCGGCGACAGGCGGGTGAGTATCCGCAATTCACGTGGCTCATTGAATCCATCGTCAAACATCACCATCAAAAAGCCGCGTACTGCGGCCTGCATTATTTCGACAGTGACGCCTATCCCGAAGAGTATCGCGAAATGCTCTATATGGGAAACATCCATGGCGCATGTATCAATGTTGATAAGCTACAACACGATGGCTCAACCTACAGTGCCACCGGCCAGCCCGATTTCCTGGCGGCCAACGATCCGTGGTTCATGCCGATTTCGCAGAAAACCGGCCCAGATGGCTGCCTGTATGTACTCGACTGGTACGACCGCTATCACTGTTATCAAGACGCCAGCCGCGATGCGCCGGGGGTCGATCGGCAGCAAGGGCGACTCTATCGCATTCGGTATAACGGCACGCCGCGAGCAGCGCCCTTGAATCTGGCCCAAGAAAGCGACGATCAACTGATTGCACGCTTGGCGAGCGCCAACATCTACTTCCGCGATCTTGCGCAGCGGTTGCTGAGCGAACGAATGCACCCAGAATTGCAATCGAAACTGCAATCGCTCGTTCTCAACCAATCGCAACCGCGGAAAGGCAGGCTACATGCCTTGTGGTCGCTGATTGGCGCAGGGCCGCTCGATCGGCAATTTCACTTGATTCTGCTGGCCAGTGACGATTCCACGTTCCGCGCTTGGGGAGTCAGAGCGGCTGGAGATCGCAACGGTGAAGTAGAAGAAATTCGCGAGCGCATCGTCGCGCTGACGAGTGACAAAGATGCCGAAGTCCGATTACAAACGGCAATCGCTTCGCGAAAACTGAAGCACCTTAACGCAGTTCCTCTGTTGTTGCGGGTGCTGTCCAAGAGCGACGGCGACCAACTCCTACCACACATCGTTTGGCAAAACCTGCATCCCTTCATCGAATCTGATCCTGCGCGGTTCGTCAAAGCGTTGGAAAAATACGATCTGACTCAAGCGAATCCAGTTGCCGATCTGCTGCCGCGCATTGCCGCGCGGTTATTGGCGATTGGTGACGAATCGGTGGTAGGACTTTATGAACTGCTGCTTCACCAAGCGCACGATCAAACCGCCGCATTGCAATCCCAATTGGCGCAGCTCAGCCGAATGATCGCCGACAAGGAGATTTCACGCGAGCAACTCCGATCGCTTGCACGGCGTCTCGACACTATGCTGATTGAACTCCGTGGCGGCAATAACGCTCTGGGTTATGAGGTGCAACTGCTTGCGGCTGGTGTCGAACGTCCTGGGGCTAGCGCGGAATTGCTCGAAGCATGTCAGAGTACGACGATCAAACCAGCCGATCGACTGCGCGGCCTAGAAATGTTGCTGACCAAACGCGAGTCGGGAGCCATTCAATTGGCGCGCGACATCATTTGCGATGAACGATCGCCGCTCGATGCGCGCGCGACAATGTTGACCGCTTTGCGACGATGTGACGATGTTGGCGTTGCCGGCGAGATGCTCGCAGCGTATTCCAACTTTCCGCCAGAGCTTCAGGCGAAGACGATCTCGCTGCTGACCGAGCGGCCCGGATGGAGCAAATCGCTGCTGCGTGCGATTGGCCGGAAGCAGCTTCCACCAACGGTTCTAAACGCGACGCAGATTGCCAATCTATTGGCTGGCCGCGATGAGGAGCTTCAACGGCTGATTGCCGAACATTGGGGCGCCATTCGCAGCGAACGCAACCCGCAGCGCGAGCAGGTCGTCAACGAAATGCGACAACTCATCGGCTCGAAAAGAGGAGATGCCTTGGCCGGCGCGGCGGTGTTTAAGAAAACCTGCGCTCAATGTCATCAGATTTTCGGCCACGGTTTTGATGTCGGGCCGGATTTGACCTCAAATGGCAGAAATGACTTCAATCAATTGCTCTCGAATGTCTTTGATCCCAGCCTCGTCATCGGCCGCGCCTATCAGGCCGTTTCGGTCGTGACCAGCGACGGCCGTTCGATTTCGGGACTGCTGGTGGAAGACGGCCAAGCGCGCGTCGTGCTCAAGCTTCAAGGTGGAAAACAAGAAATCGTCCGTCGCGACGAAATCGATGCGTTCCAACTCAGCAAGCTTTCTCTGATGCCGGAAGGGTTTGAAAAGCAATTGCAACCCGAAGAAATCATCAACCTGTTTGCTTTCCTGGCGTTGGAGCAGGCGCCTGAAGGATGGCCGGAAGTCGAGTTGCCGACTCACAAGAGTTGATGGACAACATCCCATGGGCAGCGTTTCCAACCATACCGGCAAAGTTTCACCGATCGGCACGGTCGGGCCGGAATGATCGGCACGCAGGGCAATTTTTGAGTTTTCATGCCGCCGCGGCCGAATGCAGTAATTGGAGCGGCCGGTCCTGCGCGATGAAAGTGCGGTATTGGACCGGCGGCAATGGATTGCCTCCCCCTTTCGATGATTCCCGGCGAGCGTGAATCGCTTGCGGCCGGCGATCGACAATGGTCGTTCGCTCGAGGCTGCCGCGGTTCGACCTAGCGCCTTTGGATCATCGCCCACCTGCGACGGATCGCTATGCCCACTCCCGCTTATTACAATCGCGCCGTTCCTCCGCTTGCGCTGGTCGCCACGGCCGTAGTGCTGCTTTCATCCGTGTGTTTGACTGGCTGCAAATGCTGCACGCCGACGGTCAATGCCTGCATGAACATGAAGGCCGACGGCCACATGACCAACGAGCCGGTCACACCGGGAAATGCAGGGCCAGTGCATCCATTCACGGTTCCAAAAGAAGACGCTGGCATGGGCGGGCCATCGATTGCCGTGATCGACGTCGATGGCATCCTGCTGAACATGGACATGGTCGGCCCAAGTTCCGCCGGTGAAAATCCCGTGTCGCTGTTCCGCGAGCGTCTGGAAGCGGCAGCAGCCGACCCTTGCACGCGGGCTGTTGTCGTGCGCATCAACAGTCCTGGGGGTGGCGTGACGGCTTGCGATATCATGCGCCACGACCTGCAGGAATTCAAAGCGCGCACGGGCTTGCCCGTTGTGGCCTGCTTGATGGACGTCGGCGCTAGCGGCGGATACTTTCTGGCCACGGCCGCCGATCAAATCGTTGCTCATCCGACAACCATCACTGGCGGCATCGGCGTGATTTTGAATTTGTACAATCTCTCACGAGCGCTGCAGGCTCGCGATATTGCTCCCATACCGATCAAGTCTGGCGAAAACATTGACGCCGGCGTGGTGCTGCAACTGGCCGAGGGTGATACGCCGCAACAAGAAGAAAATGCGAAGCTGATCGCGCAGCAGCGCGAGTACTTGCAAGCCATCGCCAACCAATACCACGAGCGCTTCGTCGATACGGTGCTGCGATCGCGACCGATGATCGACCCTACGCAGCAATCCCTCTTTGATGGGCGGATCTTCAGCGGTGCTCAGGCCGTACAAAACCACCTGGTCGATTCGCTAGGCTACCTCGACGACGCGGTGGCAACGGCGCGCAGTATGGCCGGCCTCAGCATGGCTCGGGTGGTGCTGTATCACCGTTGCAACGATCGGGCTCGTTCGCAGTACAGCATGACGCCCAATGTGCCGATTCAAGGCCAAGTCCTGCCGATGAACCTTCCGGGTTTCGAGCGCGCATCGATGCCAACCTACCTCTACCTCTGGCAGCCGGAGCCAACGATGGAGCGGCTGGGCGGTCATTAGTAAATTCCGCGTGCTAAGTCGCGTTTGAATTGCAAGCCAGACTAGCGATTTTAGTGCCGCTCGGCATGCGAGATCTGCTCCGCACTTTGCTCAACTCGAGCGACAGCCTACAATGCTGTTACCGTGATTGTGCTCATCGACAACTACGATTCGTTCACTTACAACCTCGTGCAGCGGCTCGGGGAGATTGATGCTGCGCTCGATTTGCGCGTGTTTCGCAATGATGAAATCACGGTGGACGAAGTCGAAAAACTGCGGCCATCGCACGTGATTATATCGCCGGGGCCTTGCACGCCCACCGAAGCCGGAATCTCGTGCGAATGCGTGACGAGGCTGTCGGGAAAATTGCCTCTGCTGGGCGTATGCCTAGGGCATCAGTCAATCGGCCAGGCGACCGGTGGAACGATCGAACGCGCCAGGCAATTGATGCATGGCAAAGTCGATCGTATCCATCATAACGGCCGCGACCTGTTCGCGGACTTGCCAAAT
Coding sequences within it:
- a CDS encoding S49 family peptidase, with protein sequence MPTPAYYNRAVPPLALVATAVVLLSSVCLTGCKCCTPTVNACMNMKADGHMTNEPVTPGNAGPVHPFTVPKEDAGMGGPSIAVIDVDGILLNMDMVGPSSAGENPVSLFRERLEAAAADPCTRAVVVRINSPGGGVTACDIMRHDLQEFKARTGLPVVACLMDVGASGGYFLATAADQIVAHPTTITGGIGVILNLYNLSRALQARDIAPIPIKSGENIDAGVVLQLAEGDTPQQEENAKLIAQQREYLQAIANQYHERFVDTVLRSRPMIDPTQQSLFDGRIFSGAQAVQNHLVDSLGYLDDAVATARSMAGLSMARVVLYHRCNDRARSQYSMTPNVPIQGQVLPMNLPGFERASMPTYLYLWQPEPTMERLGGH
- a CDS encoding c-type cytochrome gives rise to the protein MRQLVVAVVLAANLAFAAEPIPYHQDNPPGSPLSPQQALQKMVVPSGFSVELVIAEPELINPVAMTIDERGRFWIAESIEYPRHEPGRGKDRIKVFEDTDRDGKFDRSEIFADGLNIPSGIVIGRGGVWVANAPDILFYKLGSDGRAVGPPEVVVTGFGRDDTHELPNSLTWGPDGWLYGLNGVFNRSVVKSNNGKTYEFTCAMFRIHPQTHEFQIFCEGTSNPWGLAFDGDGSAFVSACVIDHLWHLVETGYYRRQAGEYPQFTWLIESIVKHHHQKAAYCGLHYFDSDAYPEEYREMLYMGNIHGACINVDKLQHDGSTYSATGQPDFLAANDPWFMPISQKTGPDGCLYVLDWYDRYHCYQDASRDAPGVDRQQGRLYRIRYNGTPRAAPLNLAQESDDQLIARLASANIYFRDLAQRLLSERMHPELQSKLQSLVLNQSQPRKGRLHALWSLIGAGPLDRQFHLILLASDDSTFRAWGVRAAGDRNGEVEEIRERIVALTSDKDAEVRLQTAIASRKLKHLNAVPLLLRVLSKSDGDQLLPHIVWQNLHPFIESDPARFVKALEKYDLTQANPVADLLPRIAARLLAIGDESVVGLYELLLHQAHDQTAALQSQLAQLSRMIADKEISREQLRSLARRLDTMLIELRGGNNALGYEVQLLAAGVERPGASAELLEACQSTTIKPADRLRGLEMLLTKRESGAIQLARDIICDERSPLDARATMLTALRRCDDVGVAGEMLAAYSNFPPELQAKTISLLTERPGWSKSLLRAIGRKQLPPTVLNATQIANLLAGRDEELQRLIAEHWGAIRSERNPQREQVVNEMRQLIGSKRGDALAGAAVFKKTCAQCHQIFGHGFDVGPDLTSNGRNDFNQLLSNVFDPSLVIGRAYQAVSVVTSDGRSISGLLVEDGQARVVLKLQGGKQEIVRRDEIDAFQLSKLSLMPEGFEKQLQPEEIINLFAFLALEQAPEGWPEVELPTHKS
- a CDS encoding aminodeoxychorismate/anthranilate synthase component II is translated as MIVLIDNYDSFTYNLVQRLGEIDAALDLRVFRNDEITVDEVEKLRPSHVIISPGPCTPTEAGISCECVTRLSGKLPLLGVCLGHQSIGQATGGTIERARQLMHGKVDRIHHNGRDLFADLPNPFEATRYHSLVIRPDSLSKDYDVTAWADAPDGGSEIMAIRHKRFPTFGLQFHPESFLTLGGTDILRRFLKLI